The following proteins come from a genomic window of Campylobacter concisus:
- a CDS encoding type II secretion system protein: MKKTKKAFTLIELIIVITVLGVISLMSFNTLMNLYQNYFQSKVINELETQSEIALEQISMLLSHRIKQSVIARKKNGDYLALNDSGVNLSSDFEILEFIPAAYELFDGINEYKGDDTNGDPIFEEGIYSGYVDLANSSIANGLKSPGSKFNDAFRNGVMDLTCENDSNEEDVNSGSRCINADNENGGLVAIFSSILYRVGSSFGYQENLDQRHLDIAKVGIQSIDTLKISSDFKNKKISEQYKLAYTAIAIAPAEQSAEDVQNGSFDLKIYYNYRPWLNEGFKKFSPTSTKDIKAESATLAKHVTRFVFTEKNGVIALKLCLKAERSEITICKSKAVY; the protein is encoded by the coding sequence ATGAAAAAAACAAAAAAAGCTTTTACATTAATTGAGCTAATAATAGTCATCACCGTGCTTGGCGTCATCTCACTTATGAGCTTTAATACGCTTATGAATTTATATCAAAACTATTTTCAAAGCAAAGTAATAAACGAACTAGAAACACAAAGCGAAATCGCTCTAGAGCAAATTTCAATGCTGCTTAGCCACAGAATCAAACAAAGCGTTATCGCTAGGAAAAAAAATGGAGATTATCTAGCTCTAAATGATAGTGGCGTAAATTTAAGTAGTGACTTTGAAATTTTAGAATTTATCCCAGCTGCTTATGAGTTATTTGATGGTATCAACGAATATAAGGGAGATGATACTAACGGAGATCCCATCTTCGAAGAAGGTATATATAGCGGATATGTAGATCTTGCAAATAGTTCTATTGCAAATGGACTAAAAAGCCCTGGAAGCAAATTTAATGATGCTTTTAGAAACGGCGTAATGGACTTGACCTGCGAAAATGACAGCAATGAAGAAGATGTAAATAGCGGCTCTAGGTGTATAAACGCCGATAATGAAAATGGTGGTTTAGTAGCGATATTTTCTAGCATACTTTATAGAGTTGGTAGTAGCTTTGGCTATCAAGAAAATTTAGACCAAAGGCACTTAGATATCGCAAAAGTTGGCATACAATCAATCGACACGCTTAAAATTTCAAGTGATTTTAAAAATAAAAAAATTTCAGAGCAGTATAAGCTAGCTTATACAGCCATTGCCATAGCACCAGCTGAGCAAAGTGCCGAGGATGTACAAAACGGCTCTTTTGACCTTAAAATTTACTACAACTATAGGCCATGGCTAAACGAAGGCTTTAAAAAATTTAGCCCAACATCCACAAAGGATATCAAAGCCGAAAGTGCAACACTAGCCAAACATGTAACAAGATTTGTCTTTACAGAAAAAAATGGAGTCATCGCATTAAAGCTTTGCCTTAAAGCAGAAAGATCAGAAATAACCATTTGCAAGTCAAAGGCGGTTTATTGA
- a CDS encoding outer membrane protein assembly factor BamD, with the protein MKRFSKFLAVVALLGLFSGCAEKYTELYNLTPDEWYAQVIADIKDGDLEAADKHYVSMASEHVASPLLEQILLILAQAHANDEEYLMANHYLDEYIKRYGDNGPKTEFAQYLKIKANFDSFAQPNRNQKLMEDSVTEIEKFLYMYPNTEYKPLIETMLIKFKLALYFLDMQIADLYNRTGRDVSAKIYEQKLEESPFKNSDLIKPDVAWYRKLFE; encoded by the coding sequence ATGAAAAGATTTTCTAAATTTCTAGCAGTTGTAGCTCTTTTGGGGCTTTTTAGTGGTTGTGCTGAAAAATATACCGAGCTTTACAATCTAACTCCTGATGAGTGGTATGCTCAGGTTATAGCTGATATAAAAGATGGCGATCTTGAAGCGGCCGATAAACACTATGTCTCAATGGCAAGCGAACACGTAGCAAGCCCACTTTTGGAGCAAATTTTACTTATCCTTGCCCAAGCTCACGCAAATGATGAAGAGTATCTGATGGCAAATCACTATCTTGACGAGTACATCAAAAGATATGGTGACAACGGCCCAAAAACAGAGTTTGCTCAGTATCTAAAGATAAAAGCAAATTTTGACTCATTTGCTCAGCCAAACCGTAACCAAAAGCTTATGGAAGATAGCGTAACGGAGATTGAGAAATTTCTTTATATGTATCCAAATACTGAGTATAAGCCACTTATTGAGACTATGCTTATTAAATTCAAACTCGCACTTTACTTCCTGGATATGCAAATAGCAGATCTTTACAATAGGACTGGTCGTGATGTTTCGGCTAAAATTTACGAGCAAAAGCTAGAAGAGTCGCCGTTTAAAAACTCGGACCTTATAAAGCCTGATGTGGCATGGTATAGAAAACTGTTTGAATAG
- the fliW gene encoding flagellar assembly protein FliW: MIFSVKSPILGFEHIKTMELIELDKFFVKLASKDDETSFTMINPFALRSYEFDIPSYYEDLMEIKESSQLRIYNIIVVALPLEKSTVNFIAPIVCNMDNMTLSQVVLDIAKYPQYGQAEMIENFIQK, translated from the coding sequence ATGATTTTTAGTGTTAAAAGCCCTATTTTAGGCTTTGAGCATATCAAGACGATGGAGTTAATTGAACTTGATAAATTTTTTGTTAAGCTAGCAAGCAAAGATGATGAGACATCTTTTACAATGATAAATCCTTTTGCATTAAGAAGCTACGAATTCGATATTCCAAGCTATTATGAAGATCTTATGGAGATTAAAGAAAGCTCTCAACTTAGAATTTATAACATTATCGTGGTTGCACTTCCGCTTGAAAAATCAACTGTAAATTTTATAGCTCCTATCGTTTGCAATATGGACAACATGACCTTATCTCAAGTCGTTTTAGACATTGCCAAATATCCTCAATACGGGCAAGCTGAAATGATAGAAAATTTTATACAAAAATAG
- a CDS encoding type II secretion system protein, giving the protein MVKRGGFSLIELILSVLVVAIVSASLPLAVRTTSNLSEQSLMQEGLMNAKTYMSLILKAPFSDQVLIAGKNTMPSSITTQEAIIFPLIICDQGANPDFYEKSGVKGEGHRILAYPVQNSSACATRPSDSKLPESIKSVNFKVKSIKNFNTQKSISPTASTTKRDFIIDTETTPTITNGADKFVVSTPLNDSDVLQIKLDTTMKTTKESKSVLYGYAFNIGESSTLSVKEWK; this is encoded by the coding sequence GTGGTAAAAAGAGGTGGCTTTTCATTAATAGAGCTTATCTTGTCAGTGCTTGTAGTAGCCATAGTAAGTGCAAGCCTGCCACTAGCGGTAAGAACTACTTCAAATTTAAGCGAGCAATCCTTAATGCAAGAAGGACTAATGAATGCTAAAACCTATATGTCATTAATATTAAAAGCACCATTTAGCGATCAAGTCTTAATAGCCGGTAAAAATACCATGCCATCATCTATAACCACTCAAGAGGCTATAATTTTTCCTCTTATTATCTGCGACCAAGGGGCAAATCCGGATTTTTATGAAAAAAGCGGTGTAAAAGGTGAAGGACATAGGATACTTGCATATCCGGTACAAAATTCATCTGCATGTGCCACAAGGCCTAGTGATTCAAAGCTTCCAGAATCAATCAAAAGCGTAAATTTTAAAGTAAAATCTATCAAAAATTTCAATACTCAAAAATCCATCTCACCAACTGCTAGCACTACTAAACGCGACTTTATCATAGATACAGAAACGACTCCAACCATAACAAATGGAGCTGATAAATTTGTAGTTAGCACTCCTTTAAACGATAGTGATGTTTTACAGATAAAGCTAGATACAACTATGAAAACTACAAAAGAGAGCAAAAGTGTACTTTATGGATATGCCTTTAATATAGGCGAAAGTAGTACTCTAAGTGTAAAAGAATGGAAATGA